A window from Molothrus aeneus isolate 106 chromosome 26, BPBGC_Maene_1.0, whole genome shotgun sequence encodes these proteins:
- the LOC136566785 gene encoding sterile alpha motif domain-containing protein 9-like: MDYKTLPVREWVENHVKCWLESTGIKKEYVDKLHAEEVTGPALMELDESFLKDIGMKKGQIQILIHKRNELLQLQDNAQQAEDSSSKTSDRREAQTGPARASNAPAQGTASGGSSGAVGTTSSESTAPTSGKKPKRSKKSQLPSADEVLEVRNCRPFRSQDTDFKYVKDTVLAPESGVCDLIIPCHEYKSCDTAAELNKHQLQSKFASEVIRFASACMNIRTNGTIHFGVMDSVEDKGWKHGQVVGIKVKNREDFVDALDYIEKCFCNNLEEIARKCIHPPVFVEVISKDSQEQRFVVEVDIEPTFSLVKSNCFEVCLPKYNESSQKVILTKEPALYQRLGAKSEPVQRSKLTAFIQAIPDRDAQRQRAELSSTQVPTEIPQDLGRKLSILLNDGKTYMDDSLRYILVTNRCEQDNLNYINFLMHLNIFCVFDFDEHSNVSGLYSKYKEHHETSSYFLEDFFKEMKTDNSPSQKLFDQTSWIFCNGRSDFLGDEKACDENTWIRTKKKHLKKVINCICEEILPQRSFIVLFLLLSPVQKPLVDTFQEFYTEMNGMEYIICIAESRDNYRKWANLAQESCSIETLEQCSIVGMKLSHVDATIQSMLPSPAQPRHLPASTGGVCTLPLREEEKLCSLEILCADQCDDIKLNLWTEKQKQEIEQDFYRGRKIMWENLWLADNKLCGDIIEREACAEASKLLDGILRGGGHNYPVAKLKIFHHPGSGGSTIARQVLWKSRKRFRCAVIKTSYPPSTVCNHVLTLRDYEEKEITHCFPVLLLIEDYDDEYFDELQSELMEAVAARKMNSSRPYFILICCRRYNDPERLCKASPLDTVAVTHKLTESEKNLFNTKLGKLQEEYPEPEFILTFVLMCKEFNKTYVSDMVEHILQGIDPSSRDTCLMRYIALLNCYVPNSYLSLSHCEAFLGLGAYTESKARAYDFKYHLSEQARMIFIELKESTTCISTIRIIHCLVAKEILHQLSGNQSLSQLATNLLQERMLFENRFGQKEFIKFIRHLFIRRDKRSRGDNTDTLFSPFIEQVCEAEDCEKAIAVLKAAYELLGKDPFFAQQLARLNYSNEKFEDAEYWAKVAKSHLPTDSFILDTEGQVYRRWFGFAVDKMTEEDTPERITEKILLALEAMKCFRAAQQAAKEERESMNNAGYFGEVEVGCRLLRFLSTLPVFHRNLEGEHTELVKYLTTDYIPEDIKRPWGRLHSRLKGLRQNLYNALEWISEELSYFQTDKNQEKDDENDDKEEQIHNPRKWLRKQAAVYAKFFISASLIDDSSNGPDTQLMRQMSIYGSGGGNVTNILSFLTDKKENRSAEKLEKILSFYPENPPRNRLEDNDLINFILCHITLACLAPGSAKLLPLPPLRELSLRFFRGKRQFPASAYFLLTLLYWPDEALDKEPNPVNDEILTSALQTLKRLYDIKRKDVPTRKKRIYTHFFLGKGYGLSKIVHKTKIDKLMVGSLDERRTKWQHGTVWNIPKIRDNLKRVSGWSKDRNLFIRGHKKELHVLPLHHESVPAGNENVTFYLGFSFYGLVAFDVAVENDPAIKRT, translated from the exons ATGG ATTACAAAACGTTACCTGTGAGAGAATGGGTCGAGAACCACGTCAAATGCTGGCTGGAATCTACTGGAATCAAGAAGGAGTATGTAGATAAACTACATGCAGAAGAAGTGACAGGTCCAGCACTAATGGAACTGGATGAGTCTTTCCTCAAAGACATAGGAATGAAGAAAGGCCAAATCCAGATCTTAATCCACAAGAGAAATGaacttctgcagctccaggacaaTGCACAGCAAGCTGAGGACTCCAGCAGCAAAACATCCGACAGAAGGGAGGCACAAACAGgcccagccagagccagcaACGCCCCTGCTCAGGGCACGGCGAGTGGAGGCAGCTCTGGTGCTGTGGGTACCACCAGCAGCGAGAGCACAGCTCCTACTTCTGGCAAGAAgccaaaaagaagcaaaaaatccCAGCTTCCAAGTGCTGATGAAGTTTTAGAGGTGAGAAACTGTCGGCCATTTAGAAGTCAGGATACCGATTTCAAGTATGTGAAGGACACAGTTCTTGCTCCAGAATCAGGAGTCTGTGATTTAATCATTCCTTGCCACGAATACAAATCCTGTGAtactgctgcagagctgaacaAACATCAGCTGCAATCAAAATTTGCCTCTGAAGTGATAAGATTTGCTTCAGCCTGCATGAACATTCGAACAAATGGCACCATCCATTTTGGTGTCATGGACAGTGTTGAGGACAAGGGCTGGAAACACGGACAGGTCGTTGGCATAAAGGTCAAAAACCGAGAAGACTTTGTTGATGCACTGGATTATATAGAAAAGTGCTTTTGCAATAATTTAGAAGAAATCGCAAGGAAATGTATTCACCCACCTGTGTTTGTTGAAGTGATTTCAAAAGACTCTCAAGAACAAAGATTTGTAGTGGAGGTTGACATTGAACCAACATTCAGCTTGGTAAAGAGCAATTGTTTTGAAGTTTGTTTGCCAAAATACAATGAAAGCAGTCAGAAGGTGATCCTGACCAAAGAACCAGCTCTCTACCAGCGACTGGGAGCGAAGTCCGAGCCTGTGCAGCGCAGCAAACTCACTGCTTTCATTCAAGCTATACCTGACAGGGATGCTCAAAGACAAAGAGCTGAGCTCTCCAGCACACAAGTACCTACAGAAATACCTCAAGATTTAGGAAGAAAGTTATCAATTCTATTAAATGATGGCAAAACCTACATGGATGATTCTCTACGGTACATCCTTGTCACAAACAGATGTGAACAGGATAATTTGAACTACATCAACTTTTTAATGCACTTGaacattttctgtgtctttgaCTTTGATGAACATTCTAATGTGTCAGGGCTGTACAGCAAATACAAAGAGCACCATGAAACAAGTTCTTATTTCTTAGAggattttttcaaagaaatgaaGACTGATAATTCTCCCTCTCAGAAGCTATTTGATCAGACCAGCTGGATATTCTGCAATGGGCGCAGCGACTTCCTTGGAGATGAGAAAGCTTGTGATGAAAATACATGgattagaacaaaaaaaaaacacctaaaGAAAGTAATTAATTGTATCTGTGAGGAAATTCTGCCACAGCGCTCTTTCATTGTGCTTTTTCTATTGCTGTCACCAGTGCAGAAACCACTTGTGGACACTTTTCAGGAATTCTATACAGAGATGAATGGCATGGAGTACATCATCTGCATTGCAGAGTCCAGAGACAATTACAGGAAGTGGGCTAATCTAGCTCAGGAATCCTGCAGCATTGAGACCCTGGAACAATGCAGTATTGTGGGTATGAAGCTCAGTCACGTAGATGCCACCATCCAATCAATGCTGCCTTCTCCAGCCCAACCCAGACACCTGCCAGCTTCCACTGGAGGCGTGTGTACACTTCCCTTGCGGGAAGAAGAGAAACTGTGTTCCCTAGAAATCCTTTGTGCTGACCAATGTGATGATATCAAATTAAATCTTtggactgaaaaacaaaaacaagaaatagaacaagatttttacCGCGGGAGAAAAATCATGTGGGAAAACTTGTGGCTTGCTGATAATAAACTCTGTGGGGACATCATTGAACGTGAAGCCTGTGCAGAGGCAAGCAAACTGCTGGATGGTATTTTACGAGGAGGTGGACACAACTATCCTGTGGCTAAACTAAAGATATTTCACCATCCTGGAAGTGGTGGAAGCACAATAGCACGGCAGGTTCtatggaaaagcagaaagcGTTTTAGATGTGCTGTTATCAAGACCTCCTATCCACCCTCAACTGTTTGTAATCATGTGCTCACCCTCAGAGAttatgaagaaaaggaaatcacTCACTGTTTTCCGGTGCTGCTCCTGATCGAAGATTACGATGACGAGTACTTTGATGAACTACAGAGTGAGTTAATGGAGGCTGTAGCAGCCAGAAAAATGAATTCCTCCAGGCCTTACTTCATCCTCATATGCTGTAGACGATACAATGACCCTGAAAGGCTTTGCAAGGCTTCACCACTGGACACAGTTGCTGTCACTCACAAACTGACAGAGtcagagaaaaatctgtttaacACCAAACTTGGGAAACTGCAGGAAGAATATCCTGAGCCAGAATTTATACTTACGTTTGTGCTGATGTGTAAGGAGTTCAATAAAACATATGTGTCAGACATGGTAGAGCACATCCTGCAAGGCATCGACCCTTCCTCTCGTGACACCTGTTTGATGCGTTACATTGCTCTGCTCAACTGCTATGTACCAAATTCATACCTTTCACTGTCACACTGTGAGGCTTTTCTGGGCCTGGGGGCATATACAGAGAGTAAAGCAAGAGCATACGATTTCAAATATCACTTGAGTGAACAAGCAAGAATGATTTTTATTGAGCTAAAGGAAAGCACCACTTGTATTTCAACTATTCGGATAATCCACTGCCTGGTGGCAAAAGAAATTCTGCATCAGCTTTCAGGGAATCAATCACTAAGTCAACTTGCAACAAATCTTCTTCAGGAAAGGATGCTCTTTGAAAACAGATTTGGACAAAAAGAATTTATAAAGTTTATCAGACATCTATTTATTCGACGTGATAAAAGAAGCAGGGGTGACAATACTGATACTCTCTTCTCCCCATTCATTGAACAAGTCTGTGAAGCTGAAGACTGTGAAAAAGCCATTGCTGTTTTAAAAGCTGCATATGAACTCCTTGGAAAAGATCCTTTTTTTGCCCAGCAGCTTGCCAGACTAAATTACAGCAATGAAAAATTTGAAGATGCTGAATACTGGGCAAAGGTTGCAAAATCACATTTGCCAACTGATTCTTTTATTTTGGATACAGAAGGTCAAGTCTACAGGAGATGGTTTGGTTTCGCTGTGGATAAAATGACAGAGGAAGATACTCCTGAAAGGATCACTGAGAAGATATTGCTTGCTCTTGAAGCTATGAAATGCTTCAGGGCTGCACAACAGGCAGCAAAGGAAGAACGTGAAAGTATGAACAACGCTGGCTATTTTGGAGAAGTAGAAGTAGGTTGTCGCCTTCTTCGATTTTTGTCCACACTGCCTGTATTCCACAGAAATCTAGAGGGGGAACATACTGAGCTTGTGAAATATCTCACCACAGATTACATTCCTGAAGACATAAAAAGACCATGGGGAAGGCTTCATTCCCGCTTGAAAGGCTTGCGCCAGAACCTGTACAATGCTCTGGAATGGATTTCAGAAGAACTAAGTTACTTCCAAACAGATAAAAACCAAGAGAAGGATGATGAAAATGATGATAAGGAAGAACAAATCCATAATCCCAGAAAATGGCTGAGGAAGCAAGCAGCTGTATACGCTAAATTTTTCATCTCAGCATCACTTATAGATGACAGCAGCAATGGTCCTGACACTCAGCTCATGAGACAGATGAGTATTTATGGGAGTGGTGGAGGAAATGTCACCAATATCCTGTCTTTCTTAACAGATAAGAAAGAGAACAGGTCAGCTGAAAAGCTAGAAAAGATCCTTAGTTTCTATCCAGAAAACCCGCCGAGGAACAGGTTGGAGGACAATGATTTgatcaattttattttgtgccaCATCACATTAGCCTGCTTAGCACCAGGATCAGCCAAACTCCTTCCACTGCCACCTCTTCGTGAGCTCAGTCTAAGATTCTTCAGAGGAAAGAGACAATTTCCAGCAAGTGCCTATTTTTTGCTCACCTTGCTGTACTGGCCAGATGAGGCATTAGACAAAGAGCCTAATCCCGTTAACGATGAAATTTTAACTTCAGCCCTTCAAACCCTGAAACGTTTATATGACATCAAAAGGAAAGATGTTCCtaccagaaagaaaagaatctacacccatttttttctgggaaagggTTATGGCTTAAGTAAGATAGTGCACAAAACTAAAATTGACAAATTGATGGTGGGATCCTTAGATGAGAGGAGAACGAAGTGGCAGCATGGAACAGTATGGAATATTCCCAAAATTCGTGACAATCTCAAAAGAGTTTCTGGCTGGTCCAAGGACAGAAATTTATTTATACGAGGACACAAGAAGGAACTCCATGTCTTGCCACTCCATCATGAATCAGTGCctgctggaaatgaaaatgtgacCTTTTATTTAGGCTTTTCATTTTATGGTCTTGTTGCTTTCGATGTTGCGGTTGAAAATGACCCAGCCATCAAAAGAACCTAA
- the ERN1 gene encoding serine/threonine-protein kinase/endoribonuclease IRE1, translating to MEPLRRLLLSLAALLLLLLLPLPPRLANSSSVTVPETLLFVSTLDGSLHAVSKRTGAIKWTLKEDPVLQVPIHVEEPAFLPDPNDGSLYTLGGKNSEGLTKLPFTIPELVQASPCRSSDGILYMGKKQDIWYVVDLMTGEKQQTLTSSFAESLCPSTSLLYLGRTEYTITMYDTKKKELRWNATYFDYAATLPDEDIKYKMSHFVSNGDGLVVTVDSESGDVLWIQNYASPVVAFYIWQREGLRKVLHTNVGIETLRYLTFMSGEVGHITKWKYPFPKETETKSKLTPTLYVGKYSTSLYASPSMVHEGVTVVPRGSAIPLLEGPKTEGVTIEDSGECVITPSTDVKFSGRLKEKHKLNYWNDWLLIGHHETPLSAPTKILEKFPSNLPKRPENVIPADSEKATIEEVIDIVEGSSTEGPPAAPKEMEETPARPIPRPEAPVDSMLKDMATIILSTFLLVGWVAFIITYPMSVHQQQQRQHQLEEKIQLLQQQKLPFGAPGELPPEADFLDTSYGRTESSAASTPNLSPRASNHSAYSNISTSDVGSCLSTEQEEGDEEANRVIVGKISFNPKDVLGHGAEGTIVYRGSFDNRDVAVKRILPECFSFADREVQLLRESDEHPNVIRYFCTERDRQFQYIAIELCAATLQEYVEQKVFSHHGLQPITLLQQTTSGLAYLHSLNIVHRDLKPHNILISMPNAHGKVKAMISDFGLCKKLAVGRHSFSRRSGVPGTEGWIAPEMLSEDCKENPTYTVDIFSAGCVFYYVVSEGGHPFGKSLQRQANILLGAYSLQALEAGRHEDVVARDLIEQMINMDPQKRPSASCVLKHPFFWSLEKQLQFFQDVSDRIEKESLDSPIVKQLERGGREVVKMDWREHITVPLQTDLRKFRSYKGGSVRDLLRAMRNKKHHYRELPPEVQETLGSIPDEFVCYFTARFPRLLLHTYHAMHICCQERLFQHYYAEDSAELSLTGDTV from the exons atCCTGTGCTCCAGGTGCCGATCCATGTGGAAGA GCCAGCATTTCTTCCAGACCCAAATGATGGCAGTTTGTACACACTTGGTGGCAAGAACAGTGAAGGCTTGACT AAACTTCCATTTACTAtcccagagctggtgcaggCATCTCCCTGTCGCAGTTCTGATGGGATCCTGTACATGG GTAAAAAGCAGGATATTTGGTACGTGGTTGACCTCATGACTGGGGAGAAACAGCAGACCTTGACTTCCTCTTTTGCAGAAAGTCTTTGCCCATCAACATCCCTCCTGTATCTTGGGAGAACAG AGTACACAATCACAATGTATGACACCAAAAAGAAGGAGCTGCGATGGAATGCCACCTATTTTGATTATGCAGCTACTTTGCCTGATGAAGACATAAAATACA AAATGTCCCACTTTGTGTCCAACGGGGACGGGCTGGTGGTGACCGTGGACAGCGAGTCCGGGGACGTGCTGTGGATCCAGAACTACGCGTCCCCCGTGGTGGCCTTTTACATCTGGCAGCGAGAGGGGCTGAGGAAAGTCCTGCACACCAACGTGGGCATCGAGACCCTGCGCTACCTGACCTTCATGTCCGGGGAGGTTGGACACATCACCAAGTGGAAATATCCCTTCCCTAAGGAAACGGAGACCAAGAGCAAACTAAC CCCAACCCTGTACGTAGGGAAATACTCCACGAGTTTGTACGCGTCGCCCTCCATGGTGCACGAGGGAGTCACTGTGGTG CCCCGTGGCAGCGCCATTCCCTTGCTGGAGGGTCCAAAAACAGAAGGAGTCACCATTGAAGACAGCGGCGAGTGCGTGATCACGCCCAGCACCGATGTCAAGTTTTCGGGCAGGCTGAAGGAAAAGCACAAGCTCAACTACTGGAATGACTGGCTGCTGATAG GGCACCATGAAACACCATTGTCTGCCCCCACGAAGATCCTGGAGAAATTCCCAAGCAATTTACCAAAGAGGCCTGAAAATGTGATTCCAGCTGACTCTGAGAAAGCCACGATTGAAGAG GTCATTGACATTGTTGAAGGTTCCTCAACAGAAGggcctccagctgctccaaagGAGATGGAGGAGACCCCTGCTCGGCCCATCCCGCGGCCAGAGGCTCCAGTGGACTCCATGCTGAAGGACATGGCCACGATCATCCTCAGCACTTTCCTGCTTGTGGGCTGGGTCGCTTTTATCATCACCTACCCAATG AGCgtgcaccagcagcagcagaggcagcatcaGCTGGAAGAGAAGATCCAGCtcttgcagcagcagaagctgcccTTTGGTGCTCCCGGTGAGCTCCCGCCCGAGGCAGATTTCCTGGACACGTCGTACGGCCGGACAGAGagctcagctgccagcacccCAAACCTGTCCCCCCGAGCTTCCAACCACTCTGCCTACTCCAACATCTCCACATCTGATGTTGGGAGCTGCCTCTCCACTGAGCAAGAAGAGGGAG aTGAAGAAGCAAACCGAGTGATTGTTGGCAAGATTTCCTTTAACCCTAAAGATGTATTGGGACATGGTGCTGAAGGGACAATTGTTTACAG gggctcctTTGACAACCGTGATGTGGCAGTGAAGAGGATTCTCCCCGAGTGCTTCAGCTTCGCAGACCGGGAGGTGCAGCTGCTGCGCGAGTCCGACGAGCACCCGAACGTGATCCGCTACTTCTGCACGGAGCGGGACCGGCAGTTCCAGTACATCGCCATCGAGCTCTGCGCTGCCACCCTGCAGGAG TATGTTGAGCAGAAGGTCTTCAGCCACCATGGCTTACAACCCATCACTCTCCTGCAGCAGACAACGTCTGGGCTGGCTTACCTGCACTCCCTGAATATTG TCCACAGGGACCTGAAGCCCCACAACATCCTCATCTCGATGCCCAACGCTCACGGGAAAGTCAAGGCCATGATTTCAGACTTTGGGCTGTGCAAGAAGCTGGCAgtgggcaggcacagcttcaGCCGCCGCTCGGGCGTGCCCGGCACTGAGGGCTGGATCGCCCCAGAGATGCTGAGTGAAGACTGCAAAGAGAACCCT ACATACACTGTGGACATCTTTTCAGCTGGCTGTGTCTTCTATTACGTGGTGTCTGAAGGTGGCCATCCCTTTGGCAAGTCCCTGCAGCGGCAAGCCAACATCCTGCTGGGAGCATACagcctgcaggctctggaggcAGGGAGGCACG AAGACGTTGTCGCTCGTGATTTAATAGAGCAGATGATAAACATGGACCCCCAGAAACGGCCATCTGCCAGCTGTGTGCTCAAACACCCCTTCTTTTGGAGTCTAGAAAAACAGCTCCAGTTCTTTCAG GATGTTAGTGACCGGATAGAGAAAGAATCTTTAGACAGTCCAATAGTCAAGCAGTTAGAAAGAGGTGGAAGAGAAGTGGTGAAAATGGACTGGAGAGAGCACATCACTGTTCCTCTTCAGACAG ATCTTCGAAAATTCAGATCCTATAAAGGTGGCTCCGTCCGGGACCTTCTGAGGGCAATGAGAAATAAG AAGCACCACTACAGGGAACTGCCTCCCGAAGTGCAGGAGAccctgggctccatcccagaTGAGTTTGTGTGTTACTTCACAGCTCGTTTCCCTCGCCTGCTCCTGCACACCTACCACGCTATGCACATCTGCTGCCAAGAAAGACTCTTCCAGCACTACTATGCTGAggactctgcagagctgagccttACAGGAGACACGGTTTga